The nucleotide window GGAGTGCCAGTCGTAGGAGCCGCAGAAGGCGGGGTGGTGGTGGCTCGGCGGGAGCAGGTCGTCGGGGCCGGTGAGCAGGTGGGCCGGGGCGTAGGGGTAGGGGCGGGTGACGTTGGCGGCGGCGAGCCGGGCGAAGTCGGCCGCGCGGCGGGCGAGTTCAGCGGATCGCGGCTGGTCCGGGGTCAATGGGTGGCTCCTTCCGCGACGCGCAGGTCGGTGCGGGTGTGGACGGCGGCCGGCAGCAGGGCGCGCAGCGCCCGCGCCACCGTCGGCACCGGCATCGACGGCTCCGCGCGGTCGACGACCTGCTCGGGCGCGTAGGGGACGTGGACGAACCCGCCGCGCAGCGTGGGCCGTTCGGTGGCGATCAGATGGGCCAGCCCGTAGAAGACGTGGTTGCACAGGTACGTACCGGCGGTCTGGGAGACGGCGGCCGGGATGCCTTCGGCACGTATCGCGGCGACGCACGCCTTGACCGGGAGCGGGGCGAAGTAGGCGGCGGGGCCGCCGGGGACGACCGGTTCGTCGATCGGCCGGCCTCCGGCGTTGTCGGGTATGCGCGCGTCGTCGATGTTGACCGCGACGCGTTCGACGGTGACCGCGCTGCGACCGCCCGCCTGGCCGACGCAGATCACCAGGTCGGGGTCGGTACGGGCGACGGCGGCGCGCAACTCGTCCAGGGCGGTGCCGAAGACGCAGGGCAGCCGCACGGCGGTGGTCTCCAGCCCGGCCGGCGGGTCGGCGGCGACCGCGGAGACGGCCTGCCAGGAGGGGTTGACGCTCTCGCCGCCGAAGGGTTCGAAGCCGGTGAGAAGGACGCGGGTCATGGGGTCCCCTTCTAGAAGGCGAAGAGCGCGATGATGGCGATGTTGCACACCAGCAGCGCCCCGGCGGTGGGAATCTGGGCCTTGATCGGCCCGTACTGGTCCTTCAGCTCCAGCAGGGCGGCGGGCACCAGGTTGAAGTTGGCCGCCATGGGGGTGACCAGGGTGCCGCAGAAGCCGGCCAGCATGCCGACGGCGAGGACGACGGGGACGTTGCCGTGCATCTGCTGGATGAGGACGGGCCAGCCGATGGCGGCGGTCATCACCGGGAAGGCGGCGAAGGCGTTGCCCATGACGATGGTGAAGACGGCCATGCCGACGCAGTAGACGACGACCGCGACGAACCGCTGGCCGTGCGGGAGGACCCCCTCGGTGATCTTGCCGACCTGGGTGCCGACGCCGGCCACCTGGAAGATCGAGCCGAGGACCGCGAGGAGCTGCGGCAGCAGCAGCGCCCACCCCATGGACTCCAGCAGTCCGCGTCCGGCGTGCAGGGGGACGGCGGGGTTGCGTTCGCGTACCACCACCATGCCGACGACGAGGGCGGCCACCGCGCCGAAGCCGAGGCCGAGGATGGTCTCGCTGCCCGGTTCCAGCAGGTGGCTGCCGCCGATGCTCCAGTGCTTGACCAGCGAGGCGCACAGCACGGCGACGACCGGGATGGTCAGCGCCGGGACGAAGAGCCGGTTGCCGAGCCGGGCCGCGGAGGCGGTGCGCTGCTCGGGGGTGGTGGTACGGGGGGTGCCGCGCCCGGTGAGTCCGAACCCGGCCAGGCAGATCATGACCAGGACGGCGGCGCCGAGCGGTTCGGCCGGGGCGGACTTCTTCACCACCCAGGTGCCGTAGCAGAACGACAGGCCGAGCAGCCCCCAGAAGCCGGCGGAGCCGAAGCGCTTGGGGTTGGTGCGGTCGAAGGCCATCTGGACGGCCATGGCGACGAAGACGGCTCCGACGAGCCAGTAGAACCACTCGACCTTGATCACTTGGCCTCCTCCGGGGTGGTGCGGCGGGCCGCGGTGGTCTGCGTCGCGGAGGCGGCGGCCAGCTGGCGTTCGAGGGTGCGGTCGAGCCGCAGCAGCCGGGCGCCGTGGATGAGGAAGGCGCACACGGCGGTCGGCGCGGCCCACAACGCGAGCTGCATCGGCTCCAGATGCGTGTGGTAGGTGGTGTTGACGAACCCGGTGATGAGCAGGATGGAGCCGACCGCGAGGAAGCAGTCCTCGCCGAAGAAGACCCCGACGGTGTCGGCGCTGGAGCTGTAGGAGCGGATGCGTTCGACGATCCGTTCCGGCAGCGGTCCGTGGCGTCGTTCGGCGGCGGCCTCGGCCATCGGCGCCACCATGGGGCGGACGCTCTGCGCGGGGCCGCCGATGTTGGTCAGGCCGACGGCGGCGGTCAGCTGGCGCAGCAGCAGGTACAGGGCGAGGAACCGGCCGGTGGTCAGCTTGCCGAGCCGGCCGATCAGGGTGCGGGCCTGCTCCTGGAGGCCGCCGCGTTCCAGCAGGCCGATGACGGGGAGGGTGATCACGAAGATGGTCACCGACCGGCTGGAGGCGAAGCCGTCGCCGAAGGCGGCGAGCACCGCGCGCGGCGACAGGCCGCCGAGCAGCGCGGTGACCACACCGGCCACGCCGACCACCAGGAGGGGATGGCGTTTGGCGGCGAACCCGAGGATCACCACCAGGACGCCGAGCAGAACGATCATGGGTCCGCCTTCCGTGCGCAGGACCCCACGGACGTGAGGAGATCAGGACCTCACCGACGTGAGGGGATGCGGGGAGGCTAGATGCTTGTTCAACAATTCCACAAGAGGTTGAACCGGCCTGCTGTGTTTCCGCACCCCTTGTCGCCCCGCCGCGCCGTTCGGTGACCGGCGCCCGCACCTGCCGGCGGCGTGACCGCCGGAACGCCTCAGACGCTCCCCACGCGCTGCGCGTAGGCGCCCGCCAACTGCGCCAGCGAATCCTCCAGATACGCCGCGAGCAGCCGTTCCGCCTCGGCCGGGTCGCCCGCCTCCAGCGCCTCCAGGATGTGCCGGTTGCGGACCAGGTAGGGCTCGTGGAAGCGGCGCGGGTCGTCCATCACGTGGAAGACCAGGCGCAGCTCGGCGAGGACGGCGCGCATCAGCTCGTCGGTGCGCGGGCTGCCGGCCAGCGCGGCCAGCGCCTGGTGGAACCGGATGTTCGCGGTCGACAGCTCCTGCCAGGCCCGTTCGCGCGCGGCCCGCTCCCCCGCGGTGACGGCGGCCTCCACCGCGTCGAGCCGGTACGGCGGGGCGCCCAGGCCGCGTACGGCGGCGCATTCGACCAGTTGCCGCACGCGGTAGATGTCGGCGAGGTCCTCGACGGTCACCACGCGGACGAAGACGCCGCGGTTGAGCCGGTGGACCAGCAGCCGCTCCCGGGTGAGCAGGCGGAACGCCTCCCGCAGGGTGTTGCGGGAGACCCCGAGGGTGCCCCCGATGGCCTCCTCGGAGAGGCGGACGCCGGGCGGCAGGTCGCCCTCGGCGATCCGGTCGCGCAGGATGTCCGCCACCCGCTCCGCGGTGCTGGTGCGGCCCAGCAGCCCCCGGTCCGCCCCGAGTGCGGTCAGGTCGATGCCGTCCCGGACGACCCCGTGTACCACCATGCGCGCTCGTCTCCCCTTCTCCGGCCGTCACGGCCCGCTCGAAGTCAATCCCAGATCGCGGAAAGAGACAACGCTCCCCTTGTCGGATCGTTGAACAATCGCCTACCGTGAGGCGCCACCCGGCCCGCATCTCAACGGAAACGGAGACGGACGGACATGACCGACACGGACCACCGGCCCGCGGCCGACCCTGCGACCGGCACCGTCGCCGCCGAGGACACCACCGCCCCGGACACCACCGTCTCCGCGCCCGTCGTCGACCTCAACGCCGACCTCGGCGAGGGGTTCGGCCGCTGGCGGCTCACCGACGACGAGGCCCTGCTGTCCGTGGTGACCAGCGCCAACGTCGCCTGCGGCTACCACGGCGGCGACCCGGCGACGATGCGCCGGGTCTGCGAGGGGGCCGCCGCGCACGGGGTGGCCATCGGCGCCCAGGTCTCCTACCGGGACCTGGCCGGCTTCGGCCGCCGCACGATGGACGTCCCCCCCGACGAACTGGCCGCCGAAGTCGCCTACCAGATCGGCGCGTTGCAGGTCTTCGCCCGCGCCGCCGGAAGCGCCGTGCGGTACGTCAAACCGCACGGCGCGCTGTACAACCGCTGCGTCCACGACGACGAGCAGGCCAGGGCGGTGGTCGAGGGGGTACGCCTGGCCGGCCCCGGACTGCCGGTGCTCGGGCTGCCCGGGTCACGGCTGCACGCTGCGGCGCGGGAGGCCGGACTCCCGGTCGTCGCCGAGGCGTTCGCCGACCGCGCGTACACCGCCGCCGGAACCCTGGTGCCGCGCCGCGAACCCGGTGCCGTGGTGCACGACCCGGACCTCGTGGTGGCCCGCGCCCTCGGGCTCGCCCGGGACCGCCGGGTGGTCTCCGCCGACGGCACGCCGGTGGAGGTGGCGGCGCGCTCGCTGTGTCTGCACGGCGACACCCCGGGCGCCGCCGCCCTGGCCCGCCGGGTCCGCGCCGCGCTGGAGGCCGCGGGGGTGCGGCTGGGGGCGTTCGCATGACGCTGCGGTGCCTGCCGGTCGGCGAGGACGCCCTGCTCGTCGAGGCCGGCAGCGGCGAGGAGACCGAAGCGCTCCACGCCGAACTGCTGCGCCGCGCCGCCGCGGGGACGCTCCCCGAGATACGCGACATCGTGCCGGCCGCCCGCACCGTGCTCCTTTCCGGACTGGCCGAACCACGCGCGCTGGCCGGCGAGTTGACCACCTGGACGATCCCGCCGCCGGACCGGGGGGCGAGCGCGCTGGTGGAGATCCCGGTGCGCTACGACGGCCCCGATCTGGAGGAGGTGGCCCGGATGTGGGGGTGCTCCCGGCAGGAGGCGGTACGGATCCACTCCGGCACCGAGTTCCGGGTGGCCTTCTGCGGCTTCGCGCCGGGCTTCGCCTACCTCACCGGGCTCCCGGAGCGCTACCACCCGCCACGCCGGGCGACCCCGCGCACCAGTGTGCCCGCCGGATCGGTCGCGCTGGCCGGACCGTACACCGGCGTCTACCCCCGTTCCTCGCCCGGCGGCTGGCAGTTGCTGGGCCGTACGGACGCGGTGCTGTGGGACGCCGGGCGCGACCCGGCGGCGTTGCTGGCGCCGGGCAGCCGGGTGCGGTTCGTCCCCGAGGAGGCGCGGTGAGCGGGCCGGCGTGCACCGTGGTCCGCGCCGGGCTGCTCACCACGGTGCAGGATCTGGGGCGGCCCGGCCACGCCCACCTCGGGGTGCCGCACTCCGGCGCCCTCGACCGGCCCGCGCACCGGCTCGCCAACCGCCTCGTCGGCAACCTGGAGGACGCCGCGACGCTGGAGACGACGCTCACCGGCTGCGCGCTGCGGGTGCACCGCGCCGCCGTGGTGGCGGTCACCGGCGCGCCCTGCCCGGTCACCGTCGACGGCCGCCCGGCCCCCTGGGGCGCCGCGGTACGGGTGCCGGCCGGCGCCGTGCTGGAGGTCGGCCGGGCCACGGCCGGCGTCCGCAGCCATGTCGCCTTCGGCGGCGGGATCGACGTCGTCCCCGTGCTCGGCAGCCGCTCCACCGACGTGCTCTCCGGACTGGGCCCGGCCCCGCTGCGCGACGGTGACGTGCTGCCGCTCGGCGCCTGTCACGCCGCTCCGCCGCCGGTGGACTGCGTTCCGCAGCCCGGTCCGGCTCCGGAACTGGTGCTCCCGGTGCTGCTCGGTCCACGCCACGACTGGTTCGCCGCCGCCGCGCTGCGCACCCTGGCGGCGGGCGGATACCGCGTCTCGGCGGCGAGCAACCGCATCGGCCTGCGCACCGAGGGACCGGCGCTGGAACGCTCCCGGGACGGCGAACTGCCCAGCGAGGGCATGGTGTTGGGGGCCATCCAAGTACCCCCCGACGGCCGCCCGGTACTCTTCCTCGCCGACCACCCCACCACCGGCGGCTACCCCGTGATTGGCGTCGTCCCCCGCCGCCACCTCCCCGCCGCCGCCCAGGCGGCCCCGGGCACCCCGGTCCGCTTCACACCGGCCGGCTGACCCGACCGCCGCGCCGCGCGATCGTCCGGCGGAGGCGTCCGGCCGGCCCGCGGGCTCCGCGACGCCCGCTTCGTCGCCACACCCGGAGAGCGGCGGGACGACCCGGTGGCGCGGCTGCGCGGATGCCCGGGGAACGCGGGGCCCTCGGTGGAACGCCGTGCGGCGGGCCGGCCTCACGGTGACCGGACGGACACGGCGCGTCGGGGGCCGGGCGGACCGGGAGATCCGCCGGGGGGACATCCGGTGCTGGTGCGGCGTAACGTCGGTAGGGCGCCGTGGCGGTGCGCGTGGTCGGCCGTGTGCCGGGCGGACGGGACCGCCGCGGGGGCGTCCGGCGTCCGGGGACCACCGCCCGGTGGCCGCCGGATCCGGGGCCCGGCGGCGCGCGTCCCGCCCGGTCGCGTGCCTGTCGTCGCGGACGGTGAGGTGGTCACGGTGCCCGACCCGCACATCCGAGATCCGGCGCCCGGCCTGGCCGGGACGCTCTTCGGCGCCCCGGCTCCCGCCGCGGCGCCGCTCGACGCCCTCGCCGACGCGCTGCGCGACGGCACCGGGGAACTGTCCGCGCACGTCTCCGCGCTCTACGTGCTGCCGGCCGGCGGCACCGTGCTGGAACTGCTGATGATCAAC belongs to Streptantibioticus cattleyicolor NRRL 8057 = DSM 46488 and includes:
- the pcp gene encoding pyroglutamyl-peptidase I — protein: MTRVLLTGFEPFGGESVNPSWQAVSAVAADPPAGLETTAVRLPCVFGTALDELRAAVARTDPDLVICVGQAGGRSAVTVERVAVNIDDARIPDNAGGRPIDEPVVPGGPAAYFAPLPVKACVAAIRAEGIPAAVSQTAGTYLCNHVFYGLAHLIATERPTLRGGFVHVPYAPEQVVDRAEPSMPVPTVARALRALLPAAVHTRTDLRVAEGATH
- a CDS encoding DUF979 domain-containing protein; the protein is MIKVEWFYWLVGAVFVAMAVQMAFDRTNPKRFGSAGFWGLLGLSFCYGTWVVKKSAPAEPLGAAVLVMICLAGFGLTGRGTPRTTTPEQRTASAARLGNRLFVPALTIPVVAVLCASLVKHWSIGGSHLLEPGSETILGLGFGAVAALVVGMVVVRERNPAVPLHAGRGLLESMGWALLLPQLLAVLGSIFQVAGVGTQVGKITEGVLPHGQRFVAVVVYCVGMAVFTIVMGNAFAAFPVMTAAIGWPVLIQQMHGNVPVVLAVGMLAGFCGTLVTPMAANFNLVPAALLELKDQYGPIKAQIPTAGALLVCNIAIIALFAF
- a CDS encoding DUF969 domain-containing protein — protein: MIVLLGVLVVILGFAAKRHPLLVVGVAGVVTALLGGLSPRAVLAAFGDGFASSRSVTIFVITLPVIGLLERGGLQEQARTLIGRLGKLTTGRFLALYLLLRQLTAAVGLTNIGGPAQSVRPMVAPMAEAAAERRHGPLPERIVERIRSYSSSADTVGVFFGEDCFLAVGSILLITGFVNTTYHTHLEPMQLALWAAPTAVCAFLIHGARLLRLDRTLERQLAAASATQTTAARRTTPEEAK
- a CDS encoding GntR family transcriptional regulator; protein product: MVVHGVVRDGIDLTALGADRGLLGRTSTAERVADILRDRIAEGDLPPGVRLSEEAIGGTLGVSRNTLREAFRLLTRERLLVHRLNRGVFVRVVTVEDLADIYRVRQLVECAAVRGLGAPPYRLDAVEAAVTAGERAARERAWQELSTANIRFHQALAALAGSPRTDELMRAVLAELRLVFHVMDDPRRFHEPYLVRNRHILEALEAGDPAEAERLLAAYLEDSLAQLAGAYAQRVGSV
- a CDS encoding LamB/YcsF family protein yields the protein MTDTDHRPAADPATGTVAAEDTTAPDTTVSAPVVDLNADLGEGFGRWRLTDDEALLSVVTSANVACGYHGGDPATMRRVCEGAAAHGVAIGAQVSYRDLAGFGRRTMDVPPDELAAEVAYQIGALQVFARAAGSAVRYVKPHGALYNRCVHDDEQARAVVEGVRLAGPGLPVLGLPGSRLHAAAREAGLPVVAEAFADRAYTAAGTLVPRREPGAVVHDPDLVVARALGLARDRRVVSADGTPVEVAARSLCLHGDTPGAAALARRVRAALEAAGVRLGAFA
- the pxpB gene encoding 5-oxoprolinase subunit PxpB; this translates as MTLRCLPVGEDALLVEAGSGEETEALHAELLRRAAAGTLPEIRDIVPAARTVLLSGLAEPRALAGELTTWTIPPPDRGASALVEIPVRYDGPDLEEVARMWGCSRQEAVRIHSGTEFRVAFCGFAPGFAYLTGLPERYHPPRRATPRTSVPAGSVALAGPYTGVYPRSSPGGWQLLGRTDAVLWDAGRDPAALLAPGSRVRFVPEEAR
- a CDS encoding 5-oxoprolinase subunit C family protein, with the protein product MSGPACTVVRAGLLTTVQDLGRPGHAHLGVPHSGALDRPAHRLANRLVGNLEDAATLETTLTGCALRVHRAAVVAVTGAPCPVTVDGRPAPWGAAVRVPAGAVLEVGRATAGVRSHVAFGGGIDVVPVLGSRSTDVLSGLGPAPLRDGDVLPLGACHAAPPPVDCVPQPGPAPELVLPVLLGPRHDWFAAAALRTLAAGGYRVSAASNRIGLRTEGPALERSRDGELPSEGMVLGAIQVPPDGRPVLFLADHPTTGGYPVIGVVPRRHLPAAAQAAPGTPVRFTPAG